In Bifidobacterium sp. ESL0745, one DNA window encodes the following:
- a CDS encoding aldo/keto reductase, with protein MVREINIAGQSVPAVGIGTWHMGSEPGKHDEELKAIQAGIEAGARAVDTAEVYGQGKSEMLVGEALQPFDRDDIFLISKVKPENASKTVMEHHLDASLKRLQTDHLDLYLYHWRGPIPLEETVAELDRLRSIGKIGAWGVSNFDIPDMQELVALPAGGNVAANEDLYNIESRGIEYDLLPWQHEQHIPLIAYSPVGGLSNNLDTSMLTDPDVRKVAARHGVSTYELLIAWAVRDGNTLAIPQTSNPEHMCANIAAAGIELTDEDLAQLDKRYPAPTHRIPLDVD; from the coding sequence ATGGTGAGGGAAATCAATATCGCAGGGCAATCGGTGCCGGCGGTAGGCATCGGTACATGGCACATGGGCAGCGAGCCGGGGAAGCACGATGAAGAGCTCAAGGCAATCCAAGCTGGTATCGAAGCCGGGGCAAGGGCAGTCGACACTGCCGAGGTTTACGGTCAGGGCAAGTCCGAAATGCTGGTGGGCGAGGCATTGCAACCGTTCGACCGCGACGATATCTTCCTCATCTCGAAAGTAAAGCCGGAGAATGCTTCCAAGACGGTGATGGAACACCATCTCGATGCCAGCCTGAAACGTCTGCAGACCGATCATCTCGACCTGTATCTTTATCATTGGCGCGGCCCTATTCCGCTGGAAGAGACGGTGGCCGAACTCGACCGTCTGCGTTCCATCGGCAAGATCGGCGCTTGGGGCGTTTCAAATTTCGATATCCCGGATATGCAGGAATTGGTGGCGCTTCCGGCCGGCGGCAATGTTGCAGCCAATGAAGACCTCTACAACATCGAGTCGCGTGGCATTGAATACGACCTGCTGCCGTGGCAGCATGAACAGCATATTCCGCTGATTGCCTACAGCCCCGTCGGCGGACTTTCCAACAATCTCGACACCAGTATGTTGACCGATCCCGATGTCCGTAAAGTAGCGGCCAGGCACGGCGTTTCGACGTATGAGCTGTTGATTGCGTGGGCTGTGCGCGATGGCAACACGTTGGCCATTCCACAGACCTCCAACCCTGAACATATGTGTGCCAATATCGCTGCTGCCGGCATCGAGCTGACCGACGAAGACCTTGCACAGCTTGACAAGCGCTATCCGGCACCGACTCACCGTATCCCGCTCGACGTGGACTGA
- a CDS encoding class I SAM-dependent methyltransferase encodes MAAMTVADMVSMFLEDNGKINITAFDGSSFGPQDAPLHITVNNSRAVYYMVDHPNDLGLARAYLQGDIASPELIPGDPYEVFKKLVALKPDTRKPSPADLARIVASVYSHGIRHPEAPSIEGPSRWKRRTEGLMPHSKAGDEATVSYHYDQSNEFYRLFLGSSMTYTCGVFTSPEDSLEDAEWRKLDLVLDKLNLKPGDRLLDIGCGWGSMEVRAAQRGIKVLGVTLAGEQVKWAQEWIKREGLEDLAEVRQMDYRDVPEGDFDGICSIGMMEHVGFKHYPSYFKEIFDKLKPNGRLLNHQITRVNSMTGKSAGEFIDRYIFPDGQLASPGEIETVIQDTGFEVVNQENLRQHYALTLHNWNKNLVAGWDRAVELMGEPKARLWGLYMAGCALNFELNNIQIHQFLCVRPDDEKMTDTYPLRPWWVEDSTVKPTKI; translated from the coding sequence ATGGCCGCTATGACCGTAGCCGATATGGTCTCAATGTTCCTCGAGGACAATGGGAAAATCAACATCACCGCATTTGACGGTTCTTCGTTCGGGCCCCAGGACGCCCCGCTGCACATCACCGTGAACAATTCGCGCGCCGTCTATTATATGGTCGATCATCCCAATGATCTCGGCCTTGCACGTGCCTATCTGCAAGGCGATATCGCTTCTCCGGAACTTATCCCCGGCGATCCGTATGAGGTGTTCAAGAAGCTTGTAGCGCTGAAGCCGGATACGAGGAAACCGAGTCCCGCCGATCTGGCGCGTATCGTCGCTTCCGTCTATTCGCATGGCATCCGTCATCCTGAAGCCCCTTCAATCGAAGGCCCAAGCCGCTGGAAGCGACGCACCGAAGGCCTGATGCCCCACTCCAAGGCAGGCGATGAGGCCACCGTGAGCTATCACTATGACCAGTCCAACGAGTTCTACCGTCTCTTCCTTGGTTCCTCGATGACCTACACCTGCGGCGTATTCACCTCGCCCGAGGATTCGCTCGAGGATGCCGAATGGCGCAAGCTCGACCTCGTGCTCGACAAGCTCAACCTGAAGCCCGGCGACCGTCTGCTTGATATCGGCTGCGGCTGGGGCTCCATGGAAGTCCGCGCCGCTCAGCGCGGCATCAAGGTCCTTGGCGTCACCCTGGCCGGCGAACAGGTCAAGTGGGCACAGGAATGGATCAAGCGCGAAGGCCTCGAAGACCTCGCCGAAGTCCGTCAGATGGATTACCGCGATGTGCCCGAAGGCGATTTTGACGGCATCTGCTCGATCGGCATGATGGAGCACGTCGGCTTCAAGCACTATCCCTCCTACTTCAAGGAGATCTTCGACAAGCTCAAGCCCAACGGCCGCCTCCTGAACCACCAGATCACCCGCGTCAACTCGATGACCGGCAAGTCCGCCGGCGAGTTCATCGACCGCTACATCTTCCCCGACGGCCAGCTGGCCTCCCCAGGAGAGATCGAGACGGTCATCCAGGACACCGGCTTCGAAGTCGTCAACCAGGAGAACCTGCGTCAGCACTACGCGCTGACCCTGCACAACTGGAACAAGAACCTCGTTGCCGGCTGGGACCGCGCCGTCGAGCTTATGGGCGAGCCCAAGGCGCGTCTGTGGGGCCTCTACATGGCCGGTTGCGCGCTGAACTTCGAGCTCAACAACATCCAGATCCACCAGTTCCTCTGCGTGCGTCCGGACGACGAGAAGATGACCGACACCTATCCGCTGCGTCCGTGGTGGGTCGAGGATTCGACCGTCAAGCCGACCAAGATCTGA
- a CDS encoding HAD family phosphatase: MKSSWPGDVEMESNVIVSGDEAKGAAGKPIENVIFDFGNVLVDWEPQAALLPRYSKELTDKFLDNDNSGFCDISDAMDMGGTKAEAIAAMREQYGEPWTSMFEYYLENFLDSLVGTVEGMRVMVNDLKAAGIGVWGLSNWSADLFPPAKEVYPILSSLDDAVISGFVKLRKPHCDIFKFALKRFDIPSDTALFVDDKGMNIVGSNSAGIRGVKFTDACNLRKLLKGQGIVIPGIIG; the protein is encoded by the coding sequence ATGAAAAGCAGCTGGCCGGGCGATGTGGAAATGGAAAGCAACGTGATTGTGTCTGGTGACGAGGCAAAAGGTGCTGCCGGTAAGCCGATCGAGAACGTGATTTTCGATTTTGGCAATGTGTTGGTCGATTGGGAGCCACAGGCCGCCCTGCTGCCCAGGTATTCGAAGGAACTGACCGACAAGTTCCTTGATAATGACAATTCCGGTTTTTGCGACATCAGTGACGCCATGGATATGGGAGGCACCAAGGCTGAAGCCATTGCCGCCATGCGAGAGCAATATGGTGAGCCTTGGACCAGTATGTTCGAGTATTATCTTGAGAACTTCCTTGATTCTCTGGTGGGCACGGTCGAGGGGATGCGTGTCATGGTCAACGATCTGAAAGCCGCAGGTATCGGTGTATGGGGGCTTTCCAATTGGTCTGCTGATTTGTTCCCGCCAGCTAAGGAAGTGTACCCGATTCTAAGCAGCTTGGATGATGCAGTGATCTCTGGTTTTGTCAAGCTGCGCAAGCCGCACTGTGACATCTTCAAGTTTGCGCTGAAACGGTTTGATATTCCCTCCGATACCGCACTTTTCGTCGATGACAAAGGCATGAATATCGTCGGTTCCAATTCCGCCGGTATTCGTGGTGTGAAATTCACCGATGCTTGCAACCTGAGAAAACTGCTTAAAGGACAAGGTATTGTTATTCCCGGCATTATCGGCTGA
- the ilvD gene encoding dihydroxy-acid dehydratase: MQMRSHNIMTGRMFAGARALYRAAGVPGKDLGRKPIVAIANSFSEFVPGHVHLNKVGRLVSKAVEEAGGIPREFNTIAVDDGIAMGHTGMLYSLPSRDIIADAIEYSVNAHCADALICISNCDKITPGMLMAALRLNIPTIFVSGGPMEAGETTLSNGKTETTDLIDVMYASADDNVSDEDLLAYEKTVCPTCGSCAGMFTANSMNCLTEALGLALPGNGTTLASHGYRKQLFIEAGKKIVDLAHRYYDKDDESVLPRAIATKHAFENAMTMDVAMGGSTNTVLHILAAAQSADVDFTLDDIERISHTVPCICKASPSGDWEISDVHRAGGICGILGELDRAGKLHRDVHSVDYPDLESKLDDWDIMRPTCLAKAKELYRAAPGHIKSPEPFTHETLSDSLDTDRVNGAIHDINHPAVKEGGLAILRGNLAPDGCVVKTAGVPENIWKFRGPAHIVESQEQAVEVILGDKLKKGEALVIRYEGPKGGPGMQEMLYPTSFVKGKGIGKDVALITDGRYSGGSSGLAIGHVAPEAANKGPIALIKDGDMIDIDIPNRTINVELTPEQFEERRKELEAGDGYVAHRDRKVSLALKAYAAFARSADKGATRDPDLINKLSGLK; the protein is encoded by the coding sequence ATGCAAATGCGCTCACATAACATCATGACCGGCCGCATGTTCGCCGGTGCCCGAGCACTCTATCGCGCCGCTGGCGTGCCAGGGAAAGACTTGGGTAGAAAACCGATCGTCGCCATCGCCAACTCGTTCTCCGAGTTCGTGCCTGGCCACGTCCACCTCAACAAGGTCGGACGTCTCGTCTCGAAAGCCGTCGAAGAAGCCGGCGGTATCCCCCGCGAGTTCAACACTATCGCCGTTGACGACGGTATCGCCATGGGTCACACCGGCATGCTCTACTCGCTGCCGAGCCGCGACATCATCGCCGACGCCATTGAATACTCCGTCAACGCGCACTGCGCCGACGCCCTGATCTGCATCTCCAACTGCGACAAGATTACCCCCGGCATGCTGATGGCCGCGTTGCGCCTGAACATCCCCACCATCTTCGTCTCCGGCGGCCCGATGGAAGCCGGCGAAACGACGCTGTCCAACGGCAAGACCGAAACCACTGATCTGATCGACGTGATGTATGCTTCCGCCGACGACAACGTCTCCGACGAAGACCTGCTCGCCTATGAGAAGACCGTCTGCCCCACCTGCGGTTCCTGCGCCGGCATGTTCACCGCCAACTCGATGAACTGCCTGACTGAAGCGCTCGGCCTTGCCCTGCCCGGCAACGGCACCACGCTGGCCTCACACGGCTATCGCAAGCAGCTCTTCATCGAGGCCGGCAAGAAGATCGTCGACCTCGCGCACCGTTACTATGACAAGGACGATGAGAGCGTGCTGCCGCGCGCCATCGCCACCAAGCACGCCTTCGAGAACGCCATGACCATGGACGTGGCCATGGGCGGTTCCACCAACACCGTGCTGCACATCCTCGCCGCCGCCCAGAGCGCCGATGTCGATTTCACGCTCGACGACATCGAACGCATCAGCCACACCGTGCCTTGCATTTGCAAGGCCAGCCCCTCTGGCGACTGGGAGATTTCCGACGTACACCGCGCCGGCGGCATCTGCGGCATCTTGGGCGAGCTCGACCGCGCCGGCAAGCTGCATCGTGACGTGCATTCCGTCGATTACCCCGACCTTGAATCCAAGCTTGACGATTGGGACATCATGCGTCCCACCTGCCTTGCCAAGGCCAAGGAACTCTACCGTGCGGCTCCGGGCCATATCAAGTCCCCCGAACCGTTCACGCACGAAACGCTGTCCGATTCGTTGGACACCGACCGCGTCAACGGCGCCATTCATGACATCAACCATCCGGCAGTCAAGGAAGGCGGCCTTGCGATTCTGCGTGGCAACCTCGCCCCTGACGGCTGCGTCGTGAAGACCGCAGGCGTGCCTGAAAACATCTGGAAGTTCCGCGGCCCAGCCCACATCGTCGAGTCCCAGGAGCAGGCCGTCGAAGTCATCTTGGGCGACAAGCTCAAGAAAGGCGAAGCACTGGTCATTCGTTACGAAGGACCGAAGGGCGGCCCGGGCATGCAGGAAATGCTTTACCCCACCTCGTTCGTCAAGGGCAAGGGCATTGGCAAGGACGTCGCGCTGATCACCGATGGCCGCTATTCCGGCGGTTCGTCAGGTCTCGCCATTGGCCACGTCGCCCCCGAGGCGGCGAACAAGGGGCCAATTGCCCTGATCAAGGATGGCGACATGATCGACATCGACATCCCGAACCGCACCATCAATGTGGAGCTCACCCCCGAGCAGTTCGAGGAGCGCCGCAAGGAACTCGAAGCCGGAGATGGCTACGTCGCCCACCGCGACCGCAAAGTTTCGTTGGCCCTCAAGGCCTACGCCGCCTTCGCCCGTTCCGCGGACAAGGGTGCTACTCGAGACCCCGATCTTATCAATAAGCTCAGCGGTCTCAAGTAG
- the fmt gene encoding methionyl-tRNA formyltransferase: MLKVLFAGTPDVAVPALRELAGDKEHFQVVAVLTRPDAPQGRGRRLMPSPVKEAALDLDIPVLECDPKEPSFITELKATGAEAGAVVAYGKILKEAVLGALPMGWYNLHFSLLPQWRGAAPVQRSVWRGDTITGATVFKITKGMDSGPILAQSTCQIGAHDTSGDILSRLAEDGSHLFASALTAMAEGRILLREQPQGAYEVARKITHEDARIRFDVPVFAVDRQIRACTPEPGAWCMLHPKGSDEGNGKTEGDNSEVSSSAERDMGDTEPFHVLKARPASADDPQVPNGLKPGMLASSKKHVWIGTATAPIELEEVKAQGKKAMRAADWARGARLSADAYAD; this comes from the coding sequence ATGTTGAAAGTTTTGTTTGCTGGAACGCCTGATGTGGCGGTTCCCGCGTTGCGTGAACTGGCGGGTGACAAGGAGCATTTTCAAGTCGTCGCAGTGCTCACCAGGCCGGACGCCCCCCAAGGCCGTGGACGCCGGCTTATGCCAAGCCCTGTCAAAGAGGCCGCGCTGGACCTGGACATCCCCGTTCTGGAATGTGACCCCAAGGAACCGTCCTTCATCACTGAGCTCAAGGCCACGGGTGCCGAAGCAGGGGCGGTGGTCGCCTACGGAAAGATTCTGAAAGAAGCTGTGTTGGGCGCACTACCAATGGGCTGGTACAATCTCCATTTCTCCTTGCTGCCACAGTGGCGCGGCGCGGCCCCGGTGCAGCGTTCCGTCTGGAGAGGCGACACCATCACCGGCGCAACCGTATTCAAGATCACCAAGGGCATGGACAGCGGCCCGATTCTGGCCCAATCAACTTGTCAGATTGGTGCGCACGATACATCCGGGGATATTCTCTCACGTCTTGCCGAGGATGGCTCGCACCTGTTTGCTTCCGCCTTGACCGCGATGGCCGAGGGCAGGATTCTTCTCCGGGAACAGCCTCAGGGAGCCTATGAGGTAGCCAGGAAAATCACCCATGAGGACGCGCGCATCCGCTTCGATGTACCGGTTTTCGCCGTCGACCGCCAGATCAGAGCCTGTACGCCCGAACCAGGGGCTTGGTGCATGCTGCATCCGAAAGGTTCGGATGAGGGCAATGGAAAAACAGAAGGTGACAATTCCGAGGTTTCATCCAGCGCCGAACGTGATATGGGTGACACCGAACCATTCCATGTCTTGAAGGCTCGCCCTGCCTCCGCCGATGACCCACAAGTGCCAAATGGGCTGAAACCGGGTATGCTGGCATCCAGCAAAAAACACGTATGGATCGGCACGGCCACGGCTCCGATCGAGCTCGAAGAGGTCAAAGCCCAAGGGAAAAAGGCGATGCGGGCTGCCGACTGGGCCCGTGGCGCGCGCTTGTCGGCTGATGCCTATGCCGATTGA
- the metK gene encoding methionine adenosyltransferase, with product MTKERRLISAESVTEGHPDKVCDQISDAILDDMLRQDPHSHVAVETSAAIGQFLIFGEVTSSGYSDIQHIVRDVVKNIGYTSSEVGLDADSCGVLVSLTEQSAEINQGVDRLNPEQESAVSREERYEAQGAGDQGIMFGYACDETDVLMPLPIYLSHRLAYRLAQVRKEGIVPHLRPDGKTQVTIEYDDDDRPVRVDTVLISTQHDPEVGHDWLMEQLQEHVIKPVLEEVCGTSIRHDDYRVLVNPTGSFILGGPAADAGLTGRKIIVDTYGGAAHHGGGAFSGKDPSKVDRSAAYATRWVAKNIVAAGLAHKVEVQVAYAIGVADPVSVNVNTFGTEIGGVTREQIQAAVRKVFDLRPAAIIDELDLLRPIYLKTAAYGHFGRTDPDFTWEATDKVDELKAAIAES from the coding sequence GTGACAAAAGAGCGTCGCCTGATTTCAGCGGAATCGGTTACCGAAGGGCATCCGGACAAGGTCTGTGATCAGATTTCAGATGCAATCCTTGACGATATGCTTCGTCAGGATCCCCATTCCCATGTGGCGGTGGAAACGTCGGCCGCCATCGGGCAATTTCTTATTTTCGGTGAGGTGACCAGCTCCGGCTATTCCGACATCCAGCATATCGTGCGCGATGTCGTCAAGAACATTGGTTACACTTCTTCCGAAGTCGGCCTTGACGCCGATTCATGCGGTGTGCTGGTCTCGCTGACCGAGCAGAGCGCCGAAATCAACCAGGGTGTCGACCGGCTCAACCCCGAGCAGGAATCAGCGGTTTCGCGCGAGGAACGCTACGAGGCGCAGGGTGCCGGCGACCAGGGCATCATGTTCGGTTACGCCTGCGACGAGACGGACGTGCTGATGCCGCTTCCGATTTATCTTTCCCACCGATTGGCATATCGTCTGGCCCAGGTCCGCAAGGAGGGCATCGTTCCACATCTTCGTCCGGACGGCAAGACGCAGGTCACCATCGAATACGATGACGACGACCGCCCGGTTCGCGTCGATACCGTATTGATTTCCACACAGCACGACCCCGAGGTCGGCCATGATTGGCTCATGGAGCAGCTGCAGGAGCACGTCATCAAGCCGGTGCTCGAAGAGGTGTGCGGCACTTCGATCCGCCACGACGATTACCGTGTGCTGGTCAACCCGACCGGTTCCTTTATCCTTGGCGGACCTGCCGCCGATGCGGGACTCACCGGCCGCAAGATCATCGTCGACACCTATGGCGGGGCGGCCCACCACGGCGGCGGCGCCTTCTCCGGCAAGGACCCGAGCAAGGTCGACCGTTCCGCGGCCTACGCCACGCGTTGGGTGGCCAAGAACATCGTCGCCGCAGGGCTTGCGCACAAGGTCGAGGTGCAGGTGGCCTACGCCATCGGCGTCGCCGATCCGGTGAGCGTCAACGTCAACACCTTCGGCACCGAAATCGGCGGCGTGACCCGCGAGCAGATTCAGGCAGCGGTGCGCAAGGTCTTCGACCTGCGACCGGCGGCGATCATCGACGAGCTTGATCTGCTCCGCCCGATCTATCTGAAGACGGCGGCATACGGCCATTTCGGCCGCACCGATCCCGACTTCACATGGGAGGCCACCGACAAGGTCGACGAGCTCAAGGCGGCCATCGCCGAGAGCTGA
- a CDS encoding primosomal protein N', with translation MSEPQAQQPALAGLAPRKRRKAVTHTPATVNPIVQVVLDVQATHLGQTFDYLIDEKFSETAQPGVMVRVRFGGRRVNGIIWARVAKSHTAASALRYIERVMTPDVLVSGSMRRDITAIAEAYGGTRANILRLAVPPRVAKVDKEQHLAMSGTWVGSRGRVRLDKGELERGSQRMRASYDQAVAVENALRGGGFTSFVVDALPGVGRWADDLAYMASLSLDSGRTAVLVLPTMREVNDVAVALRRFGLKPFRQINAANGGFEGDFDLLSAAMAPSERYRSYLAAASGQVRCVIGTRAAMYAPVEGPGLFAILEDAAYQNADGMMPYAAARGVLRLRAKLHGGTFMAIANARSVISEWEVSADFGRMNEVAPDGDPSLDSSRMNNTADSESSSRFDSAQTSGNAIADMTKTIGNADDVVDAAENRFANVEVTDANMSAFVSDTAKNVIAKGNATGDEEASIATDSSLASAQTQHEPILETGEMYPLGASHAKYPINGEETSTQAKADDAIFSVVPTYRVEVCETPVSGFSTAVHPLPAVVQEASPWIRWLNLDELARLTDPSIGARVPHTAVRVLSEALENGPILFSIPHDGIAEVLSCSHCHQQARCPRCTGPLQQVRAGAPRCRWCGAPASNWSCPNCHCKHMSVVRVGAAGTAAQLQHLFRDIPMVLSSPSQPNGIVEWVPDRPLIVIATPEAEPHVKAGDGKAGHYQAVAILDAWTSLYAPGVDARVDALTAWMRAASMCACREDGGQVLLIGETDPIIAQSLIQWDSRILAADELDERAETGLSPVFAVACVWGRRDAVMTTLERIGALTGDWSQIKTEVGEFPAVLGPVPIAQPKTVDARELEATHDRVKAVVRVPQRLRAELAQRLHSEVARHVATRAPGELRFQLDPKDLI, from the coding sequence ATGAGTGAACCACAGGCGCAGCAACCGGCGCTCGCAGGGCTGGCCCCGCGAAAGCGCCGCAAGGCAGTCACCCATACTCCGGCTACAGTCAATCCCATCGTGCAAGTCGTCTTGGACGTGCAGGCCACTCATCTGGGACAGACCTTCGACTACCTCATCGACGAGAAATTCTCGGAAACAGCGCAGCCTGGTGTCATGGTACGGGTTCGCTTTGGCGGCAGACGGGTCAACGGCATCATCTGGGCTCGTGTCGCCAAAAGCCATACCGCAGCATCGGCATTGCGTTATATCGAACGGGTCATGACACCCGATGTGCTTGTGTCTGGCTCGATGCGCCGCGATATTACGGCGATTGCGGAAGCATACGGTGGTACGCGAGCCAATATCCTTCGTCTGGCCGTTCCGCCTCGGGTTGCCAAAGTGGACAAGGAACAGCATTTGGCCATGTCCGGGACATGGGTCGGTAGCCGTGGCCGCGTGAGGCTGGATAAAGGGGAACTTGAACGGGGTTCACAGCGGATGAGGGCGAGTTATGACCAGGCTGTGGCTGTTGAGAATGCGCTGCGCGGCGGGGGATTCACGTCATTTGTGGTCGATGCCCTGCCCGGAGTCGGGCGTTGGGCCGATGACCTGGCGTATATGGCGTCACTTTCCCTTGATTCGGGGCGCACGGCCGTGTTGGTCCTGCCGACCATGCGCGAAGTCAATGATGTCGCCGTGGCCCTGCGACGATTTGGTTTGAAACCGTTCAGGCAGATAAACGCCGCCAATGGTGGCTTTGAGGGTGATTTCGACCTGCTGTCCGCAGCTATGGCACCGTCCGAACGCTATCGCTCGTATCTTGCGGCCGCGAGCGGACAGGTGCGTTGCGTTATCGGCACGAGGGCTGCGATGTACGCACCCGTCGAGGGGCCGGGACTATTCGCCATCCTTGAAGATGCCGCTTACCAGAACGCCGACGGTATGATGCCGTATGCTGCGGCTCGTGGTGTGTTGCGGCTTCGCGCCAAGCTGCATGGCGGTACGTTCATGGCCATCGCCAATGCCCGCAGCGTCATCAGCGAATGGGAGGTGAGCGCGGATTTCGGCAGGATGAATGAAGTCGCACCTGATGGTGATCCGTCATTGGATTCTTCTCGGATGAATAACACTGCCGATTCCGAGTCATCATCACGATTTGACAGTGCGCAAACGTCCGGAAACGCTATTGCCGATATGACAAAGACCATCGGAAACGCGGATGACGTTGTTGACGCTGCTGAAAACAGGTTTGCAAACGTTGAGGTCACCGACGCGAATATGTCTGCCTTTGTAAGCGATACGGCGAAAAACGTCATTGCCAAAGGAAACGCAACCGGTGACGAGGAAGCTTCTATTGCCACTGATTCCTCATTGGCTTCGGCTCAGACCCAGCATGAACCGATATTGGAGACCGGCGAAATGTATCCGCTGGGCGCGAGTCACGCAAAATACCCGATAAACGGAGAAGAAACAAGCACGCAGGCTAAGGCGGATGACGCGATATTTTCCGTTGTGCCGACGTATCGCGTAGAGGTGTGTGAAACGCCGGTCAGCGGCTTCAGTACGGCGGTGCATCCACTGCCGGCCGTAGTCCAAGAGGCCTCGCCATGGATTCGTTGGCTTAACCTCGACGAACTGGCCCGCTTGACCGACCCTTCCATCGGTGCCCGCGTACCGCACACCGCCGTTCGTGTACTCTCGGAAGCCTTGGAAAACGGCCCCATTCTATTTTCCATTCCGCACGACGGCATTGCCGAAGTCCTCAGCTGTTCGCACTGTCATCAGCAGGCCAGATGCCCGCGTTGCACAGGCCCTTTGCAACAAGTACGTGCTGGAGCGCCGCGTTGTCGGTGGTGCGGGGCTCCGGCCAGCAACTGGTCTTGTCCGAATTGCCATTGCAAGCACATGAGCGTGGTGCGTGTCGGCGCCGCCGGGACGGCAGCTCAGCTGCAGCATCTGTTCCGTGATATCCCGATGGTGCTTTCCAGCCCCTCTCAGCCGAACGGCATCGTCGAATGGGTACCTGACCGGCCGTTGATTGTCATCGCCACGCCGGAGGCCGAACCGCACGTGAAGGCGGGGGATGGGAAAGCCGGTCATTATCAGGCGGTGGCCATTCTCGACGCATGGACGAGCTTGTACGCGCCCGGTGTCGATGCCCGTGTCGACGCACTCACTGCCTGGATGCGCGCGGCTTCGATGTGCGCTTGCCGTGAAGACGGCGGACAGGTGCTCCTCATTGGGGAGACTGACCCAATCATCGCGCAATCGCTCATTCAGTGGGATTCGCGCATTCTCGCTGCAGACGAGCTGGATGAACGCGCGGAAACGGGACTTTCACCGGTTTTCGCCGTTGCCTGCGTTTGGGGGCGTCGCGATGCGGTGATGACCACACTGGAGCGTATCGGCGCCTTGACAGGCGATTGGAGCCAGATCAAAACCGAGGTCGGCGAGTTTCCGGCCGTGTTGGGTCCGGTGCCCATTGCACAGCCCAAAACGGTCGATGCGCGCGAACTGGAAGCGACCCATGACCGCGTTAAGGCGGTGGTGCGCGTGCCGCAGCGTTTGCGCGCGGAACTGGCGCAACGGCTTCATAGCGAAGTAGCGCGTCATGTCGCGACGCGCGCGCCGGGTGAGTTGCGTTTCCAGCTTGATCCCAAGGATTTGATCTGA
- the rpoZ gene encoding DNA-directed RNA polymerase subunit omega, producing the protein MAFGTEPTPSGLADPTIDQLMEHSDHNKYSLSIFAAKRARQINSYFTQLNEGLLQNVGPLVEYQNNEKPLSIAFREINEGLLEETLGEDDLSEGSID; encoded by the coding sequence ATGGCATTTGGCACCGAGCCTACACCGAGCGGTCTTGCCGATCCGACGATCGACCAGTTGATGGAGCATTCCGATCACAACAAGTATTCGCTGTCGATTTTCGCCGCGAAGCGCGCCCGTCAGATCAATTCCTATTTCACCCAGCTCAACGAAGGCCTTCTGCAGAACGTCGGCCCGCTGGTGGAGTACCAGAACAATGAGAAGCCGCTTTCCATCGCCTTCCGTGAGATCAATGAAGGCCTCCTGGAAGAGACCCTCGGCGAGGACGACCTGAGCGAAGGCAGCATCGACTAG